In one window of Henckelia pumila isolate YLH828 chromosome 1, ASM3356847v2, whole genome shotgun sequence DNA:
- the LOC140876205 gene encoding serine/threonine-protein phosphatase 7 long form homolog, producing the protein MPEPNKIKGGHLSLGAIRKHCLDHMIHDESTEDDVVKYSRCVALLIIGGCMFPDSESSAVKLMYLSFLKDIDTVTTYSWGSAVLAYLYRELCNTSLVLKKDICGPLQLLQIWVWSRITLLTPDRVQQNQLESDQVADVLQGLPFPPYGAKWKRGFSWVQTVRHSVRTMRNMIDRMVDGQFKWTLYDMDSPELNMYLEGNKNLLCRSACPLIHFDIVEMHRPERCLRQFGMRQGIPPPTLRRIAQTDTTRAIKFGLGHLSQTVCRYVD; encoded by the exons ATGCCAGAGCCTAATAAAATCAAAGGTGGTCACCTTTCTCTTGGCGCTATACGAAAGCACTGTCTGGATCATATGATTCATGACGAGAGTACAGAAGATGATGTTGTGAAATATTCTCGTTGTGTGGCCTTACTGATTATTGGTGGATGCATGTTTCCAGACTCAGAGAGTTCGGCAGTGAAGCTTATGTATTTATCATTTCTTAAGGATATTGATACAGTGACTACATATAGTTGGGGTTCCGCTGTACTGGCATATCTCTATCGAGAGTTATGCAACACTTCTCTAGTGTTGAAGAAAGACATTTGCGGGCCTCTCCAATTACTTCAG ATTTGGGTGTGGTCAAGGATTACACTTCTGACGCCAGACAGGGTACAACAAAACCAGCTAGAATCAGATCAAGTTGCAGATGTGCTTCAGGGTCTACCGTTCCCACCTTATGGCGCAAA ATGGAAGCGTGGGTTTTCATGGGTGCAAACTGTACGTCATTCTGTTCGTACAATGAGGAATATGATTGATAGAATGGTAGACGGACAG TTTAAGTGGACACTATATGATATGGATTCACCGGAGTTGAATATGTACCTTGAAGGAAACAAAAATCTGTTATGTCGGTCCGCATGCCCGCTGATACATTTCGATATTGTTGAAATGCACCGACCAGAGAGATGTCTTAGACAATTTGGTATGCGTCAAGGTATTCCCCCACCCACACTACGACGAATTGCACAAACTGACACGACAAGGGCGATCAAATTTGGACTGGGCCACCTTTCACAAACAGTTTGTAGATATGTGGACTGA